A window of the Miscanthus floridulus cultivar M001 chromosome 14, ASM1932011v1, whole genome shotgun sequence genome harbors these coding sequences:
- the LOC136503654 gene encoding uncharacterized protein, which produces MNSREADLTQAQYEQVCPSWCDNHRECWTEIVRMWRTDEAYARRADRQGRRAQMRGVSHHQGNQPLPQFATRWTQTHGGQEINEYTAYLLSHKGKATDPNNIYNPEDGPDAYTNPTAYEKATEYTIAARQRYGETFDPTAEPLDTDLLQRLGPGKQHGRYYMAHSALDPS; this is translated from the exons ATGAACTCGAGGGAGGCCGACCTCACCCAAGCGCAATACGAGCAG GTGTGTCCGTCGTGGTGCGACAACCACAGGGAATGCTGGACGGAGATTGTGCGCATGTGGCGCACGGATGAGGCGTACGCGAGGCGCGCCGACCGTCAGGGCCGCCGCGCGCAGATGCGAGGGGTGTCACACCACCAAGGGAATCAGCCCCTCCCCCAGTTCGCGACAAGATGG acgcagacgcacggtgggcaggaaatcaacgagtacaccgcgtacctcctctctcacaagggcaaggcgacggatccgaacaacatctacaacccggaggacgggcccgatgcgtacaccaaccccaccgcctacgagaaggccaccgagtacaccatcgcggctcgccagcgctacggggagacgttcgaccccaccgccgagcccctggacacagacctcctgcagaggttgggaccagggaagcagcacggccgctaCTACATGGCCCACAGCGCCCTCGACCCGTCCTAG
- the LOC136503655 gene encoding acidic leucine-rich nuclear phosphoprotein 32-related protein 1-like — MGMEVDNEIDEDEGEEVQDARDLRMLERWQMQRDGVVQEEVHDDDYGDDEDDDDSDDLREVDNIDSDDDDSDRDDDSTPEILPFAEIITRPCTRQNARRTAAAAASSSTLGVPGPPAGDRRRRQGGGGGVGGTTSRDDERGGDDDDDDDDDDDDDDDGDDAPTPGETASTSSGVAKVYSRGPTQLPRVRPQFHQRPVITPVGQTS, encoded by the exons atgggcatggaagtagacaacgaaatcgatgaggacgagggtgaGGAGGTGCAGGATGCCAGGGACTTAAGAATGCTTGAGCGATGGCAGATGCAGCGCGATGGAGTTGTCCAGGaggaggtacatgatgatgactatggagacgatgaggatgatgatgacagtgATGACTTAAGGGAGGTCGACAATATTGATAGCGATGACGACGATAGTGATAGAGATGACGACTCCACGCCCGAGATATTGCCGTTCGCGGAGATAATTACGAggccat gcactcggcaaaatgccaggcggacggcggcagcggccgcaTCGAGCAGTACGCTCGGCGTACCAGGTCCCCCCGCAGGAGACCGCCGACGacgacaaggaggaggaggaggtgttg GGGGGACGACGTCGCGTGACGATGAGcgtggcggcgacgacgacgacgacgatgacgacgacgacgatgacgacgacgacggcgacgacgcgcCTACACCAGGCGAGACGGCTTCGACTTCGTCAGGCGTGGCCAAGGTGTACTCGCGCGGGCCCACGCAGCTTCCTAGGGTGCGGCCGCAATTCCACCAGCGCCCGGTGATCACACCCGTGGGCCAGAC TTCCTAG
- the LOC136503656 gene encoding uncharacterized protein — protein sequence MESAQKPLHEKTKLTQLDAVSRLIGLKSQLGISRDGFDLVLSIVGGLLPADHVLPTNTYATQKLLRALKMPYEGIHACPKGCVLFRGDLEEAKTCPKCDASRFVLVEGSDGSMKQSKVPEKVVRHLPFLPRLQRLYMTEESAKQMTWHKNGKRYHPDKMVHPADGDAWKHFDNMNPVKDMEARNVRVALATDGFNPFGMMAAPYTCWPVFVIPLNLPPGVMFEPKNVLLTLIIPGHPGDNMGVFMQPVWDELELAWEEGVLTYDRATKRNFRMHVWYQYSMHDFLAYGLFSGWCVHGKFPCPTCKADVMFTWLAKGGKFSSFDKHRQFLPENHEFRLDVKHFTKGVQVTGPIPQVKSPAAVLADIQALEPEETEKNVAEALWATLMDVGKKSKDNVKARLDLEMICDRPNLVMKTPAPGRKWKRGPADYILKRADRKEVLQWIKTLKFPDGYAANLSRGVNLQTMKVLGMKSHDFHIWIERILPTMTRGYLPEHVWRVLAELSFFFRQLCAKELSRDVCVELEKAAPLLLCKLEMIFPPGFFLSMQHLILHLPREARLGGPVQARWCYPIERCLKLLRKNCRNKAKIEASVGEASVLEEVSTFTQAYYTEKLPNMHNPTPRYNADENSSILSLFQGDLGSGSAGTNKQLNHQEWQTIMFTLLINLDEVIPYQK from the exons atggagtcggcacagaagccccttcacgagaagacaaagcttacgcaACTGGATGCCGTCTCACGCCTGATAGGGTTGAAGTCGCAGCTGGGCATTAGTCGAGACGGCTTCGATCTCGTGTTGAGCATTGTTGGGGGACTGCTTCCGGCAGATCATGTCCTGCCGACGAACACCTACGCTACACAGaagctccttcgtgcacttaagatgccgtatgaggggatccatgcttgtccgaaggggtgcgtcctgttCAGGGGAGACCTCGAGGAAGCAAAAACCTGTCCGAAGTGCGATGCCTCTAGGTTCGTGTTGGTAGAAGGCTCTGATGGCAGCATGAAACAGTCTAAGGTCCCCGAGAAGGTCgtacggcaccttcctttcctaccgaggcTGCAACGGCTGTATATGacggaggagtccgcgaaacagatgacgtggcacaagaatggcaaaagataccatcctgacaagatggtacacccggcGGACGGTGATGCATGGAAGCACTTCGATAACATGAATCCTGTCAAGGATatggaggctcggaatgtacgcgtagcgctggcaacagatgggttcaacccgtttggaatgatggcggccccgtacacttgcTGGCCCGTGTttgtgatccccctcaatctcccccccggcgtCATGTTTGAACCTAAGAACGTGCTCTTGACGCTGATAATACCTGGACACCCGGGcgacaatatgggtgtgttcatgcagcCGGTGTgggatgaattggaacttgcttgGGAAGAGGGGGTACTCACGTATGACCGGGCTACGAAGAGGAACTTcagaatgcatgtgtggtaccagtattcaatgcatgacttcctggcgtatggcttattcagcgggtggtgtgttcacgggaagttcccttgcCCGACATGCAAGGCAGATGTGATGTTCACCTGGCTGGCCAAGGGCGGCAAGTTTTCTTCTTTCGACAAGCATCGCCAATTCCTGCCTGAGAACCATGAATTCAGGCTAGATGTAAAGCACTTCACGAAAGGCGTTCAAGTCACCGGCCCCATTCCGCAGGTTAAGAGCCCTGCCGCCGTCCTTGCCGACATACAAGCTCTCGAACCTGAGGAAACAG aaaagaatgtggccgaggcactctgggcaacactcatggacgttggcaaaaagtcaaaggacaacgtcaAGGCTAGACTGGACCTGGAGATGATCTGTGATAGACCAAACCTGGTGATGAAGACCCCTGCGCCCGGCAGGAAATGGAAAAGGGGGCCGGCCGATTACATCCTGAAAAGGGCAGATAGGAAGGAAGTTCTGCAGTGGATCAAGACGTTAAAGTTCCCCgatgggtatgcggcgaatctgagTAGGGGTGTGAACTTGCAGACTAtgaaagtcttagggatgaagagccatgacttccacatatggattgagcggatcCTTCCTACGATGACCCGGGGATACCTCCCagagcatgtgtggcgcgtcctggcagagttgagcttcttcttccgccagctttgtgccaaggagttgtcTCGGGATGTTTGTGTTGAACTGGAGAAGGCTGCACctctgttgctctgcaagttggagatgatatttccacccggcttctttctGTCCATGCAGCATCTGATCTTGCACCTACCGCGCGAGGCACGGTTGGGGggtcccgtgcaggcccgttggtgctatccaatcgagaggtgtctaaagcttcttcggaaaaattgtagaaataaagccaagatTGAGGCTTCCGTGGGAGAGGCCTccgttctagaggaggtgtcgacctTCACACAGGCGTACTATACTGAGAAGCTTCCCAACATGCACAATCCAACCCCTCGTTACAACGCTGACGAGAACTCATCGatactcagccttttccaaggggatCTCGGGAGTGGAAGCGCAGGTACCAACAAGCAGTTGAACCATCAGGAGTGGCAGACTATCATGTTCACATTGTTGatcaaccttgatgaagtgattCCTTATCagaagtaa